In the genome of Nitrospirota bacterium, one region contains:
- a CDS encoding NAD(P)-dependent oxidoreductase, producing the protein MKALVTGATGFIGSFLVEALSAKGYDVTCLVRRTSNLKWLGHLRLQYLQADLDDTDSYAKKLGAFDYIFHLAGLTKADSAGDFFYANAECTKKLIAAAAEVTPALKRFLHVSSLAAAGPSIESRPLNEDSPSSPVSVYGKSKLEGEKAVFSCKGMLPVTIVRPPAVYGPRDTDFFLGFRAVQNRLFPDWGKSSYSLIYVEDLVRGMILAAENKEAAGKVYYLADNRIYTNDDILTEMSKTLGRKAFRLRLPRSILPALAVVLQKIQKKGIINPDKIQEIRHPHWTCDPAKAMKELGFHTEIPLGEGFKKTAEWYRKEKWL; encoded by the coding sequence ATGAAAGCTCTTGTTACCGGTGCAACAGGATTTATCGGCAGTTTCCTTGTTGAAGCTCTCAGCGCGAAAGGCTATGACGTTACCTGCCTGGTCAGAAGAACCTCAAATCTCAAATGGTTGGGACATCTCAGACTGCAGTATCTGCAGGCAGATCTTGATGATACGGATTCCTATGCGAAGAAACTGGGTGCGTTTGATTATATCTTTCATCTGGCCGGACTCACCAAGGCAGATTCGGCAGGAGATTTTTTTTATGCCAACGCAGAATGCACAAAAAAACTCATCGCTGCCGCAGCTGAAGTGACCCCGGCCCTGAAAAGATTCCTGCATGTCAGCAGTCTTGCCGCCGCCGGTCCGAGTATTGAAAGCAGGCCCCTGAACGAAGATTCTCCTTCCTCTCCTGTTTCGGTCTACGGCAAAAGCAAGCTGGAAGGCGAAAAGGCAGTGTTCTCCTGCAAAGGGATGCTGCCGGTCACTATTGTCCGGCCCCCTGCGGTGTACGGCCCCCGGGACACTGATTTTTTTCTTGGTTTCAGGGCAGTGCAGAACAGGCTGTTTCCGGACTGGGGGAAATCGTCGTATTCTCTCATTTATGTGGAAGACCTTGTGCGGGGAATGATCCTGGCAGCAGAAAATAAAGAGGCTGCGGGTAAGGTCTATTATCTTGCGGACAACAGAATATATACGAATGACGATATTTTAACAGAGATGTCCAAGACCCTCGGCAGAAAGGCATTCCGCCTGAGGCTGCCGAGGTCTATCCTGCCTGCCCTTGCCGTTGTGCTTCAAAAAATCCAGAAAAAAGGTATAATTAACCCTGACAAAATTCAGGAGATCCGCCATCCACACTGGACTTGTGATCCGGCAAAGGCAATGAAGGAACTCGGGTTTCATACAGAGATACCCCTTGGGGAGGGGTTTAAAAAAACAGCAGAATGGTACAGGAAAGAAAAATGGCTATAG
- a CDS encoding aminotransferase class I/II-fold pyridoxal phosphate-dependent enzyme, translated as MAIEKNTDLFEKCFKFTRAKELMAVGLYPYFRVIESAQDPEVVIKGRKMIMVGSNNYLGLTNHPKVKEACIEAVRKYGSGCAGSRFLNGTLDIHVQLEEKLARFIRKEAALVFSTGFQVNLGVISALVGKNDLVIIDKMDHASIIDGCRLTYGGVKKYRHNDMADLERVLQENADKRKIIIVDGVFSMEGDIVNLPKVVELAKAYGARLMVDDAHGVGVLGKTGRGTAEHFGLEKDVDLIMGTYSKSLASIGGFIAGSAEVIHYIKHFSRALIFSASPPPASVAAVSAALDIIENEPERIDQLWKNTHKMLKGFRDLGFEIGPSETPIIPVIVGENEIAFKAAMMLQDEGVFVNVAISPAVPEGQALIRTSYMATHTEEQLDRVLAAFEKVGKALELID; from the coding sequence ATGGCTATAGAAAAAAATACTGACCTCTTTGAAAAATGCTTTAAATTTACCAGAGCAAAAGAACTCATGGCGGTCGGCCTTTATCCCTATTTCAGAGTGATTGAGAGCGCACAGGACCCTGAGGTGGTAATTAAGGGCAGGAAGATGATCATGGTGGGGTCGAACAATTATCTCGGGTTGACGAACCATCCGAAAGTGAAAGAGGCCTGTATCGAGGCAGTGCGGAAATACGGCTCCGGCTGTGCAGGTTCCCGCTTCCTAAACGGAACGCTCGATATCCATGTGCAGCTTGAGGAGAAACTCGCCCGCTTTATCAGAAAAGAGGCGGCCCTTGTCTTTTCAACAGGATTCCAGGTTAATCTCGGTGTAATATCTGCGCTGGTCGGGAAGAACGACCTCGTTATCATTGACAAAATGGACCATGCAAGCATTATCGACGGCTGCAGGCTTACGTACGGCGGCGTAAAGAAGTATCGGCACAATGACATGGCAGACCTTGAGCGGGTGCTCCAGGAAAACGCTGACAAGAGAAAAATCATTATTGTTGACGGCGTATTCAGCATGGAAGGAGACATCGTCAACCTGCCGAAAGTCGTTGAGCTTGCAAAAGCTTACGGCGCACGGCTTATGGTGGACGACGCACATGGCGTTGGCGTGCTCGGCAAGACCGGCAGAGGCACTGCCGAGCATTTTGGTCTTGAGAAGGATGTCGATCTCATCATGGGGACGTACAGCAAGTCCCTTGCATCCATCGGCGGCTTTATTGCAGGATCAGCAGAGGTGATCCATTACATCAAGCATTTTTCCCGTGCACTTATATTCAGTGCAAGCCCTCCGCCTGCTTCAGTGGCTGCGGTAAGCGCTGCGCTCGATATTATCGAAAACGAGCCTGAGAGGATCGACCAGCTCTGGAAGAACACGCATAAGATGCTGAAAGGATTCCGTGATCTCGGATTCGAGATAGGCCCGAGCGAGACGCCGATCATACCGGTCATTGTCGGTGAAAATGAGATAGCCTTCAAGGCCGCGATGATGCTTCAGGACGAGGGAGTATTTGTAAATGTCGCCATCAGCCCTGCCGTGCCGGAAGGTCAGGCCCTCATCAGGACAAGCTATATGGCGACCCATACCGAGGAACAGCTCGACAGGGTGTTGGCCGCCTTTGAGAAGGTCGGAAAGGCCCTCGAACTGATCGACTGA
- a CDS encoding response regulator, protein MNVLVVDDEQLVRWFLDRALKKSGYDVMTAANITEAAEKLRTEKIDLLFVDLRMPEGGGVELIRQLENAQQRPRIIVCSAFITSELEDEFSAKGICTLKKPFKLDELNNTLKKCLEQ, encoded by the coding sequence ATGAACGTTCTTGTTGTTGACGATGAGCAGCTTGTGCGATGGTTTCTTGACCGTGCGCTTAAAAAGAGCGGCTACGATGTCATGACCGCAGCGAACATTACTGAGGCTGCGGAAAAGCTCAGGACGGAAAAGATAGACCTGCTTTTTGTAGATCTGCGCATGCCTGAGGGAGGAGGCGTGGAGCTCATCAGACAGCTCGAAAATGCCCAGCAGAGACCAAGGATCATTGTCTGCTCAGCCTTCATCACCAGCGAACTTGAGGATGAGTTCAGCGCCAAAGGAATCTGCACACTGAAGAAACCCTTTAAACTTGACGAGTTGAATAATACCCTGAAGAAGTGCCTGGAGCAGTGA
- a CDS encoding N-acetyltransferase encodes MDVKEVIASKDLDRFIELSFSLYRNYPHYVPQLRKELRDQFSRKNPFFMHAEVKYFVAEKEGRIVGRICSIINKRHREFQQEDAGFFGFFESINDIDVAKSLLDVVSADLKAEGMKVMRGPMNFSTNEECGFLIEGYDEHPMLMTPYNPSYYNNLMESCGMGKSKDLYAFIHEVQQSLPEKVLRVAAIAEKRGITVRPVNKKRFDNEMLVFREVYNDAWEKNWGFIPLTDEEIFYLGERLKQIVVPELTLIAEDNGKPVGFLGMVPDFNIVLKKMNGNINPLTIMKALYYSRKIRDLRLLLLGIKKQYRNKGVDALLFREGFRGLREGKYQRVEFSWILEDNIPVQRIVEMAGGRLYKKYRIYEKAL; translated from the coding sequence TTGGACGTTAAAGAAGTCATTGCATCAAAAGATCTTGACCGTTTCATAGAACTGTCGTTTTCACTTTACCGGAACTACCCTCACTATGTTCCTCAGCTCAGAAAAGAGCTGAGAGACCAGTTTTCCCGAAAGAACCCTTTTTTTATGCATGCTGAGGTCAAATACTTTGTTGCGGAAAAAGAGGGCAGGATTGTCGGCAGGATCTGTTCCATTATCAATAAGCGTCACCGGGAATTCCAACAGGAGGATGCAGGCTTCTTCGGCTTCTTTGAATCCATAAACGACATCGATGTTGCCAAATCCCTGCTCGATGTTGTATCTGCCGACCTCAAGGCAGAAGGCATGAAGGTTATGCGGGGGCCGATGAACTTTTCGACCAATGAAGAATGCGGCTTCCTGATCGAAGGCTATGATGAGCACCCGATGCTTATGACGCCGTATAACCCTTCCTACTATAACAATCTCATGGAGTCCTGCGGCATGGGGAAGTCAAAAGACCTCTATGCCTTTATTCACGAAGTGCAGCAAAGCCTTCCCGAAAAAGTGCTGCGTGTTGCTGCGATTGCCGAGAAACGCGGTATAACAGTCAGACCCGTAAACAAGAAGAGGTTCGATAACGAGATGCTCGTCTTCAGGGAGGTATACAACGATGCCTGGGAGAAGAACTGGGGCTTTATCCCTCTTACCGACGAAGAGATTTTTTATCTCGGCGAGCGGTTGAAGCAGATCGTAGTACCTGAACTGACCCTGATTGCCGAGGATAACGGAAAACCGGTAGGTTTTCTGGGTATGGTACCTGACTTCAATATCGTGCTGAAGAAGATGAACGGAAATATCAACCCTCTCACGATCATGAAAGCCCTGTATTATTCGCGTAAGATTAGGGACCTCAGGCTCCTTCTCCTGGGCATCAAGAAACAGTACCGCAATAAGGGTGTTGATGCGTTGCTCTTCCGGGAGGGGTTCAGGGGGCTCAGGGAGGGAAAATATCAGCGGGTGGAGTTTTCCTGGATACTTGAGGACAACATTCCGGTGCAGAGGATCG
- a CDS encoding sigma-54-dependent Fis family transcriptional regulator, with product METPKILVIDDEKLLRWSIEQNLSKEGYTVITAEKGLEGLDLFYAEQPDIVLLDIHLPDISGLNVLESIKKESSNTIVIMVTAFGDIQTAVKTIKLGAYDFVEKPFNMEKLKILISKALETVTLRKEVSQFRTQISKLFGFANIIGKSEQMMKILDLARKVAKSDATTILLQGESGTGKDLIAKVIHYESSRAAKPFMDINCTALPDTLIESELFGFEKGAFTDAKQLKKGLFELSDGGTIFLDEIGDLKLSTQAKLLKVIENKTFKRIGGIRDIIVDLRIIASTNKKLSEEVKKDNFREDLYYRLKVIPIVLPPLRERPDDIPLLAQFFVDGFNRDFKKNVKGLSPETEKTFLAYSWPGNVRELKNVIERAMILENDEYILHEHLPIEFSAKSESPAEISSGQITLPAAGLDIEEVEKELIRQALEQTKYNQTKAARLLNLTRDALRYRMQKFGFLQEKP from the coding sequence ATGGAAACGCCAAAGATTCTGGTTATAGATGATGAAAAGCTGCTCCGCTGGTCCATAGAGCAGAACCTTTCCAAGGAAGGGTATACGGTGATCACCGCTGAAAAGGGGCTCGAAGGCCTCGATCTCTTCTATGCAGAGCAGCCTGACATCGTATTGCTTGATATTCACCTGCCTGATATTTCCGGATTGAATGTGCTCGAGAGCATAAAGAAAGAGAGCAGTAACACGATTGTGATCATGGTCACGGCATTTGGAGATATCCAGACCGCGGTCAAGACGATTAAGCTTGGCGCCTATGATTTTGTCGAGAAACCCTTTAATATGGAAAAACTCAAGATCCTGATCAGCAAGGCTCTTGAGACCGTGACCCTGCGGAAAGAAGTCTCGCAATTCAGGACTCAGATATCAAAGCTGTTCGGGTTTGCGAATATTATCGGAAAATCAGAGCAGATGATGAAGATCCTGGACCTTGCGAGAAAAGTTGCAAAGAGTGATGCTACCACCATTCTTCTTCAGGGAGAGAGCGGTACCGGCAAAGACCTTATTGCAAAGGTGATCCATTATGAGAGCAGCAGGGCAGCGAAACCCTTTATGGATATAAACTGCACTGCCCTTCCTGACACGCTGATCGAGAGCGAGCTTTTTGGTTTCGAAAAGGGGGCTTTTACCGATGCAAAGCAGCTGAAGAAAGGGCTCTTTGAACTTTCTGACGGAGGCACTATCTTCCTGGATGAAATAGGCGATTTGAAGCTCAGCACTCAGGCCAAGCTCCTTAAGGTCATCGAGAACAAGACCTTCAAACGGATCGGCGGTATCAGGGATATTATCGTTGACCTGAGGATTATCGCATCTACCAACAAGAAACTATCAGAAGAGGTTAAGAAGGATAACTTCAGGGAAGACCTGTATTACCGCCTGAAGGTGATTCCTATTGTCCTGCCTCCGCTTAGGGAGCGGCCTGACGATATTCCACTCCTCGCACAGTTCTTTGTCGACGGGTTTAACAGAGACTTTAAGAAGAATGTGAAGGGTCTGTCACCGGAGACGGAAAAGACATTTCTTGCCTATTCCTGGCCGGGCAATGTCAGGGAACTGAAAAACGTAATTGAGCGTGCAATGATACTCGAAAATGATGAGTATATCCTCCATGAACATCTCCCGATTGAGTTCTCGGCAAAGAGTGAAAGCCCTGCAGAAATTTCTTCCGGACAGATCACGCTGCCTGCTGCAGGTCTCGATATCGAGGAAGTTGAAAAAGAGCTTATCAGGCAGGCCCTTGAACAGACGAAATATAATCAGACAAAGGCTGCCCGACTGCTGAATCTCACCAGAGATGCCCTCAGATACAGGATGCAGAAGTTCGGCTTCCTGCAGGAAAAACCCTGA